Below is a genomic region from Campylobacterota bacterium.
TTTTGAGCGGGAGCTTGTTTAGCTTTAGGAGTAACGTCTTGGCCTCGTGCTGTAGCTGCTACTTCCTCAGCCCGCTCGCCAATGCTGCCTTCTTGTTTGGCTACGTCGGTTGCTTTGCGTTTGGTTGCTTCGGCAAACTTTGCTTGTACCTCGCTCTGTTTGAATAGCGAAGGGTCAAGGCCTGCAGCTTGTTTTCGTTCTCTGCCTGCACTTGGTGGTGCTTTTAGTTTGAATGCATTGAGGTCACCTGCTGTTGGCTGTTGCACGTCTTTGGTGTCTTTAAGTTGGATGACTATTTTTTTTGGTGCTGAGCTGCCATCGTCCTCAGGAGCCTTGCGTGTTCCAATGGTAGACGACGTTTTGGGTTTAGTTGTTGGGGCCTTGCCTGCTTTAAACTCTGATGGTAGCACACTGCCGTCCATGAGCAGGTAGATAAGAATGATCAGGTACATAAACTTTTTCACAGTCTTTTCTCCTCATTTTGATCGGGTAGAGGTCTTAATCGACCTGAGCCTACTATTTTTGATTTGTCATGCACAAGACATTGATGAAAGTGCTTTTTTTATAATAAAATCCTTTATTTTTCACAAAACACCTTGTAAATTATAAATATATTCAAAATTTACAAGGTGTTTTGTGGGGTTTTTAGTTATGCAAAGAAAACAGTATTTACGTGAAATAGGACTTCAGTTGGATGTTCACAGCGCTTGTGCCTTGTTGGGGCCCCGTCAGGTGGGTAAAACTACGTTGGCACAGCAATTTGCGGTAGACTTGCCGCAGGACAATGTCGTCACATTTGACTTAGAAAATCCACAAGATGTTTCTAAGTTTGATAATCCTATGCTGCTGCTTGAGCCGCTTATGCAAGAAAAGAAGATGATCATCATAGATGAGATTCAGCGGATTGCAGAGCTCTTTCCAGTACTACGTGTGCTTATCGACAAGTACCCGGAGAGTAAGTTGCTTATTTTGGGGAGTGCATCGCGTGATTTAATTCGCCAGTCATCAGAAACGCTTGCTGGGCGTATTGGTTACATAGAGGTTGCACCTTTTTCTTTCACTGAAGTACTGGAGAGTAAAGAGTTGTGGCTGCGAGGAGGATTTCCTCGTTCATATCTTGCCAAATCAATTGATACAAGTTTTAAATGGAGAGAGGCGTATATCAGAACATTTTTAGAGCGTGATATTCCAAGCCTTGGCTTTACGATACCAGTTCAGCAAATATATCGTTTTTGGATGATGCTGTGTCATTATCACGGACAAACATTTAACGCGAGCGAAATTGCACGTTCGCTTGGAATCAGTGATCATATGGTTCGTAAATATTTGGACATATTGGTTGGAACATTTATGATGCGTACGTTGCATCCGTGGTTTGAAAATATTAGCAAGCGGCAAGTAAAAGCGCCGAAAATATATTTTCGTGATAGTGGTATATTGCATGCGCTTTTAGGAATACGAGGGCAAGAGCAACTCTCCTCGTACCCGCGCCTTGGCGCATTTTGGGAAGGCTTTGCGCTTGAAGAAATTATTCGTTACTATCGAGCAACTCAAGATGAATGCTTTTTTTGGGCTACACAAAGCGGTGCAGAGCTTGATCTCCTTTTATTCAGGAGTGGTAAACGATTTGGCTTTGAATTTAAATACAGTGATGCCCCAAAAATTACTTCATCTATGCGCATTGCTTGTGCTGATTTAAAGCTAGATCATTTGTACGTTATTTATCCGGGTATGGGAAGTTTTCCTATGGCTGAAGACACCACAGCATATGGGCTTACTTCATTTCTTGAAAAAGAGTATGACACGCATTAAAAAAAAGAGGCGGAGCCTGGTAGCTCCACCCCTTTGGTTTGGTTCTCTTTGGGTCGTTCTCGGCTTGATCTGAGTATTATTTCAGCATCCAGATGATTTTAACTTTTGTCTAGATCCTGAAACAAGTTCAGGAAGACGTCTTGGTGAGTAGCTCTATTGTTTGTTTAGCTACTTGCTTTACCCCTTTGGGTCATCCCCGGCTTGGTCCTTTAGTTTGACTAGAGGAGTACTCGGATACACAATCTCGTTACTAAGCCTGTCCTCTGGCGTGACCAGGGGAGGCTTGACCCGGAGTCCATTTTTAAAGATAAAGCCTAACTATTTACCTAAGTGTTAACGTGGATACCGGCTCGGCGGCCGGTATGACGACAAGGGGTTGTAATGCTTGTATAACAAACGGTCTCTTTTTGTACCATGTGCTCCTACTGACGTCATCCTGAATTTATTTCAGGATCTATTCTTTCTTGTGCAGCAAGATGCTGAAACGATACTCTGATCAAGTCAGAGCACATGGTTCAGCATGACGTCGATTAGTATTATCCCCCTGGGGGTTCTCATGAAGGTCATCCCCAAGCCTAAGACTCGTCATCCCCGACTCCGATCGGGGATCCAGAACTTGTTTGTTCCACAACTCTTTATTCATCAAACGCTTCAACAACTGTTTCATCAGGCTCTTCCTGCTGGGCCGGCTCAGCATCAAGCTTTTGCTCTCCTGGCTCGATTGCTTCAGCCTCGGCTTGCATTTTTTCAGCTTCGGCAAGCATGCTGTCAATGGCTGCAATCAGTGCGTCGCTGTCTTCAAACGTGATTGAATCAGCATTTTCTTTGCTTGCCGCATAAGCGATAATATTGCCATTTTCATCGCGCACAACCTCAACGGTGTACTCATCATCTTCAAGTCTTGTAATATCTTCTTGCAGCATTTGTTGATATTCAGGTGAGGCTACGGTCAGGCCTTCTTCTGCCTTGATCTGGTCCATTTCAGACTCACGCTCGTTACGTTGTGACATGATGATTGGTACGGCGATCATGGTTGCCATCAGACCGATTGCAAGGCCAAGGCCAACACCGATGGTAATACCGCCAAGGATACGACGTTTTTTCTTGTTAGCGTCGCCTTTTGTTTTTGGCCACATGCCGCCAACTTTATCAAGCATTCTAACGGTACTTTTTTTCAGTTGTTGCCCACGAGTTGGTGGCGTTTCGTCTGCAAGCTTGAGCTCGATTGAGCGTTTAAGCTCACTGTCATTGCCGGCTCCGGCTAATAATTTTTGTTTTTCTGCTTCACGTGTTTTTTTGTCTTTAATTTTTGTTACTTCTCCGGCTGCTGTAAGCAGGAACTGGCTTTTGGCCATACGTTGTTGTGCTGGAGTAAGTTTTTCTTGCATTGCAGCGTTAGCTAGTTCTTGTGCCCCATCAGAGTCTTTAAGTACATTGAGTGCATCGGCAACAACAGCAACACTTTGTGCAGGCTCAGCTTTATTGGCTATGTCTGCTTCTATGACTTTATTGAGGTCAGTGGCTTGTGATATTAATTCTACGTCTTTAGGGTTACTTAAACTAAGCTTGCCAGACTTAACTGCGTCAGCAGCTAGCGTGTGCGAAGTTCGAGCAACTGTGAGAGCAGTTTCAGAGTCTTGGTTGCTCGCTTGCTGTTTGAGCATAGAAAGGAATGTAAGTTGCTCTTTTGGATCACGTATATTTTTTGCTTCTTCGGCAAACTTTAATAGTAGTGCATCCTTTACCTCTGGTTCTGTAATTCCGTCAAGGAATTGGCGAGTTTGATTACTGCGGCTTTTTGAGCTCTTTACGCTGATGATGGCTTCAACTTTGGTCGAATGTTGAGTAACTTTTTCTTCGGTAGTCTTGTCCTGTTCTCTGATTTGCCTTAGGGTAGCTTCAGTCTTTTTTATTGATTCTTGTGCTTTAGCTGCTGAAGCGTCAAATTCTTGAGCGGTTTCGTCAAACTTTTGAGAAGCCTTTTCAGCTCGCTTAAGCGACTTGTTAGCACGTTTTACCGTAGACTTAGTCCACTTATCTTCTAGCGTTTCGGCAAATTTTGGATCCTTCTTCTTTTTTGTTTCAATTTTTTTGAGTGTTATATCAAATTCAGTATCAAATTTTGCGTCTTCGGTTGCTTCATCTCCAAGCACTTTACTTTTTCCAGAGAAGGGTGTGATGTCACTTTTTTTAGGTTTACTGATGACCGCAGAGGTGGAACGTTGCAGCATCATTGACTGTGGTCGAGGCTTTGCCGCACCTGATTTTTGTGTGGTTAATGCTTTTGTTGCTTCACTGGCTTGTGCAACATCTATACCCATAAAGCACAA
It encodes:
- a CDS encoding ATP-binding protein: MQRKQYLREIGLQLDVHSACALLGPRQVGKTTLAQQFAVDLPQDNVVTFDLENPQDVSKFDNPMLLLEPLMQEKKMIIIDEIQRIAELFPVLRVLIDKYPESKLLILGSASRDLIRQSSETLAGRIGYIEVAPFSFTEVLESKELWLRGGFPRSYLAKSIDTSFKWREAYIRTFLERDIPSLGFTIPVQQIYRFWMMLCHYHGQTFNASEIARSLGISDHMVRKYLDILVGTFMMRTLHPWFENISKRQVKAPKIYFRDSGILHALLGIRGQEQLSSYPRLGAFWEGFALEEIIRYYRATQDECFFWATQSGAELDLLLFRSGKRFGFEFKYSDAPKITSSMRIACADLKLDHLYVIYPGMGSFPMAEDTTAYGLTSFLEKEYDTH